From Methanosarcina lacustris Z-7289, one genomic window encodes:
- a CDS encoding RNA polymerase Rpb4 family protein, whose product MIVKEVINEELLTLAEVKDILSGIADERREQGLEVAYSFRKALHHAEQFSKISGEKSRELVNKLLELEKMKPVIAIRIADILPQSRDELRSIYAKEKYTLSTEELDQILDYVFTVIE is encoded by the coding sequence ATGATAGTTAAGGAAGTCATCAACGAAGAGTTATTGACATTGGCCGAGGTCAAGGATATACTTTCCGGGATCGCTGACGAGCGCAGAGAACAGGGACTCGAGGTTGCATATAGTTTCAGAAAAGCCCTGCATCATGCGGAACAGTTCTCTAAAATCAGCGGAGAGAAGTCAAGAGAACTTGTTAATAAGTTACTTGAGCTTGAAAAAATGAAGCCTGTTATAGCGATCAGGATAGCGGACATCCTGCCTCAATCCAGAGACGAACTCAGGTCAATCTATGCGAAAGAAAAGTACACCCTGAGCACTGAAGAGCTGGACCAAATTCTGGACTATGTATTCACGGTTATAGAATAA
- a CDS encoding DUF655 domain-containing protein produces the protein MVVEKSQSGRPYTGRSSAERPSSGGRWPAGKPQSERQSERAPRSSGKGMESSQDREEYVWVLDYLPYGKSVDGTSTFQKKPLVQAVGDKKFTLMELVPKAGVVPEIQSRIYIGPGDRNEIDHVKQRIGHSDLTTGANLELPFILEACVRYKEEKFVKFFNEAHSITTRLHMLELLPGIGKKLMWSIIDEHKKGDFKSFQDIRERIPSLHDPAKVISHRIAEELKDDFIKYRLFTTPPRHQGPNDR, from the coding sequence ATGGTAGTAGAGAAGTCGCAATCAGGTAGACCGTACACGGGCAGATCATCTGCCGAAAGACCTTCTTCTGGTGGCAGGTGGCCGGCAGGCAAACCGCAATCTGAAAGACAGTCAGAAAGAGCTCCGCGCTCATCCGGGAAAGGCATGGAAAGTTCACAGGACAGGGAGGAATATGTATGGGTACTCGATTATCTTCCCTACGGAAAATCCGTTGACGGCACGTCAACGTTCCAGAAAAAACCTCTTGTACAGGCTGTAGGGGATAAAAAGTTCACCCTTATGGAACTGGTTCCCAAAGCCGGTGTAGTTCCTGAAATCCAGTCAAGAATATATATAGGGCCTGGAGACAGAAATGAAATAGACCACGTAAAGCAGAGGATAGGACATTCTGACCTTACTACTGGAGCAAACCTCGAATTGCCTTTCATCCTTGAAGCCTGCGTCAGGTACAAAGAAGAAAAGTTCGTAAAGTTCTTCAACGAGGCCCATTCCATCACAACCCGCCTGCATATGCTTGAACTCCTCCCCGGAATAGGGAAAAAACTCATGTGGTCTATCATTGATGAACACAAGAAAGGGGACTTTAAGAGTTTTCAGGATATCCGCGAGAGAATCCCAAGCCTTCATGACCCTGCTAAAGTCATTTCCCACAGGATTGCAGAAGAACTTAAGGATGATTTCATCAAGTACAGGCTGTTCACCACCCCTCCTCGCCACCAGGGCCCGAATGATAGGTAA
- a CDS encoding 50S ribosomal protein L21e, which yields MSNSHGERRCTRYKLQKTVRERGISPVSRAIQEFKEGQMVHIDIDPSVQKGMPNAKFQGSTGKVVGQRGRSYVLTVRNGNAMKSVISLPQHLKPQKY from the coding sequence ATGTCAAATTCTCACGGTGAAAGACGCTGCACAAGGTACAAATTACAGAAGACGGTTCGTGAAAGAGGGATTTCCCCTGTAAGCAGGGCAATCCAGGAATTCAAAGAAGGGCAGATGGTCCACATTGACATAGACCCCAGTGTCCAGAAAGGTATGCCAAATGCAAAGTTTCAGGGATCCACTGGAAAGGTTGTCGGGCAGCGCGGTCGCTCATATGTGCTGACAGTCCGTAACGGAAACGCAATGAAGAGTGTCATTTCTTTACCCCAGCACCTGAAACCTCAGAAGTACTGA
- the rsmA gene encoding 16S rRNA (adenine(1518)-N(6)/adenine(1519)-N(6))-dimethyltransferase RsmA: MVRSILKKYNIKGGVFDQHFLIDTGYLDRIVDAAELSPQDTVLEIGAGIGNLTERLARRAKKVIAVELDYALVSVLHDRFDTVENVEIIAGDALKVEFPEFDKVVSNLPYSISSEITFKLLRYKFKLGILMYQYEFAVRMVSPPDCKDYSRLTVDTYYFADASILMKVPKDVFQPAPEVDSAVVKLIPRPAPFEVRDEAFFLEFVTAVFGQRRKKLRNSILNTNHVLKIPEIKEVVNQLPEDLMNKRAENLTPEELALVANMIFDLKSR; encoded by the coding sequence CTGGTTCGTTCTATTCTTAAAAAGTACAATATAAAGGGAGGCGTCTTTGACCAGCACTTCCTCATTGATACAGGCTATCTGGACAGGATAGTTGATGCTGCTGAGCTAAGTCCGCAAGATACGGTTCTTGAAATCGGGGCAGGAATTGGAAACCTTACAGAAAGGCTTGCAAGGAGAGCAAAGAAGGTAATTGCAGTCGAGCTTGACTATGCCCTTGTTTCAGTCCTGCACGACCGCTTCGATACTGTAGAAAATGTGGAGATTATCGCAGGCGACGCCCTTAAGGTCGAGTTCCCTGAGTTTGACAAGGTTGTTTCAAACCTCCCCTATTCCATCTCCTCGGAAATCACCTTCAAGCTCCTGCGCTATAAATTCAAACTCGGAATTCTGATGTACCAGTACGAGTTTGCAGTCCGCATGGTCTCTCCCCCGGACTGCAAGGACTACTCCCGCCTTACGGTCGATACATATTACTTTGCCGATGCATCCATCCTTATGAAAGTCCCAAAAGACGTCTTCCAGCCAGCCCCTGAAGTCGATTCTGCTGTGGTCAAACTGATTCCCCGCCCAGCCCCATTCGAGGTCCGCGACGAAGCCTTCTTTCTCGAATTTGTTACTGCAGTCTTCGGCCAGCGCCGAAAAAAGTTGAGAAATTCGATCCTGAACACAAATCATGTGCTCAAAATCCCGGAAATCAAAGAGGTTGTAAACCAGCTCCCTGAAGACCTCATGAACAAAAGAGCTGAGAACCTGACTCCAGAAGAGCTTGCCCTTGTTGCAAACATGATTTTTGACCTCAAATCCCGATAA